A single window of Candidatus Acidiferrales bacterium DNA harbors:
- a CDS encoding ABC transporter permease has protein sequence MKPVIQLFKNSYRVFLNDRVAVLLTFIVPLVLMFIFGSIFNGGGEGPQGIPIAVLSQSNSDVVNRIISTLDTMKAFRVVDSVKNNQGKLIPFDTTSIKEYVKNGKATAGILFPADAYTDTSSALQLKFYYDPKNDMEMQTVEGLLQEAVFSHFPSIIAQSGFRQARKFLGTDSGQAFNKKIASVVGKYFKIDTGIFLHPDRWIAARSDSDTSKTNSNFMNNIVRIDKEQVVGEKLKNQWATRTIGGWALTFLLFALTASSSSLFDERKSGLMLRILTSPVSRVHILWSKYLFNMSLAIVQLLLMFVVGWLMFQVDIFSNFLNLMLIIISASTACTAFGMLLAAVSKTRQQANGLGTLLILTMSAIGGAWFPTFLMPSGIQFISKLTFVYWAMDGFLEVLWRGVGTVDILPHIGILLGIGAVVNAASVWQFKRGDIFS, from the coding sequence TTGAAACCGGTAATTCAACTTTTCAAGAATTCGTATCGAGTTTTCCTGAACGACCGGGTGGCAGTCCTGCTGACATTCATCGTCCCCTTGGTTCTAATGTTTATCTTTGGCTCGATTTTCAACGGCGGTGGTGAGGGGCCGCAGGGAATACCAATTGCTGTTCTAAGCCAGAGTAATTCCGATGTCGTAAACAGAATCATTTCTACTCTGGATACCATGAAGGCCTTCCGAGTTGTCGACTCGGTGAAGAATAATCAAGGAAAGTTGATCCCGTTCGATACGACTTCGATCAAAGAATACGTCAAAAACGGGAAGGCCACCGCCGGCATTCTCTTTCCCGCCGATGCTTACACCGATACATCTTCCGCTCTTCAGCTCAAATTTTACTATGATCCCAAAAATGACATGGAGATGCAGACAGTCGAGGGATTGCTCCAGGAGGCGGTCTTCAGCCACTTCCCATCGATCATTGCTCAAAGCGGCTTTCGTCAGGCAAGAAAGTTTCTCGGCACGGACTCGGGTCAGGCATTCAACAAGAAAATAGCATCTGTTGTCGGGAAATATTTTAAAATCGACACTGGCATTTTTCTTCATCCAGACCGATGGATCGCCGCCCGATCCGACAGCGACACCTCTAAGACGAATTCAAATTTTATGAACAACATCGTAAGGATCGACAAGGAACAGGTGGTCGGCGAAAAGCTGAAAAACCAATGGGCAACGAGGACCATCGGAGGATGGGCGCTGACTTTCCTTCTATTTGCCCTTACCGCCTCTTCGTCATCTCTCTTTGATGAAAGAAAGTCAGGACTGATGCTGAGGATACTCACGTCGCCCGTATCGCGTGTTCATATTCTCTGGAGCAAATATTTATTCAATATGTCACTCGCGATCGTTCAGTTGCTTCTCATGTTTGTCGTGGGGTGGTTGATGTTTCAGGTCGACATATTTTCTAATTTCCTGAATCTTATGTTGATAATTATCTCTGCTTCAACAGCATGCACGGCGTTCGGAATGCTTCTCGCCGCTGTCTCCAAGACTCGCCAGCAGGCTAACGGACTGGGGACTCTGTTGATTCTGACAATGAGTGCGATCGGCGGTGCATGGTTCCCGACATTCCTAATGCCATCCGGAATTCAATTCATCAGCAAACTCACCTTCGTCTACTGGGCAATGGACGGATTTCTTGAAGTGCTTTGGAGGGGAGTTGGTACCGTCGATATCCTACCACACATCGGAATACTCTTGGGCATTGGTGCCGTGGTCAATGCTGCAAGCGTGTGGCAATTCAAGAGAGGAGACATATTCTCATAG
- a CDS encoding PhzF family phenazine biosynthesis protein yields the protein MKIPIYQVDAFTDEKFHGNPAAVCILQEWISDGSMQKIAAENNLAETAFVVEKNRNFELRWFTPAVEVDLCGHATLATAYVFKEHLGYQPEEIAFKTKSGILKVIFGGNIMSMIFPSRPGIVVEAPQELLEGIKIKPSEVLKSVEDFMVVLRSEDEVSELRPDLDLLKKLDCRGTIVTSRGNEVDFVSRFFAPQAGIPEDPVTGSSHTTLIPYWSRKLNKKSMTALQISQRRGKLFCEDLGDKVKIAGKALTYMIGEINL from the coding sequence ATGAAAATTCCGATTTATCAAGTCGATGCGTTTACAGACGAGAAGTTTCACGGTAACCCGGCGGCCGTTTGTATCCTGCAAGAATGGATTTCCGACGGCAGCATGCAGAAAATTGCCGCAGAGAATAATCTCGCGGAGACTGCATTTGTGGTGGAGAAGAATCGAAACTTTGAACTAAGATGGTTCACCCCTGCGGTGGAAGTTGACCTATGTGGACATGCTACCCTTGCGACCGCATATGTTTTCAAGGAGCACCTGGGCTACCAGCCTGAAGAGATCGCTTTCAAAACAAAGAGCGGAATCCTCAAGGTCATTTTTGGAGGGAACATCATGTCAATGATTTTCCCGAGTCGACCGGGTATCGTTGTAGAGGCGCCTCAAGAGCTTCTTGAAGGCATAAAAATTAAGCCGTCGGAAGTATTAAAATCAGTGGAAGATTTCATGGTTGTTCTGAGAAGTGAAGACGAAGTGAGTGAGCTCAGACCTGACCTCGACCTGCTCAAAAAATTGGATTGCCGCGGGACAATTGTGACCTCACGAGGGAACGAAGTCGACTTTGTTTCACGCTTCTTTGCCCCACAAGCAGGAATACCAGAAGACCCGGTCACGGGTTCTTCTCACACGACGCTTATTCCTTATTGGTCCAGGAAATTGAACAAGAAGAGCATGACAGCGCTGCAGATTTCACAAAGAAGAGGAAAGCTTTTCTGTGAAGACCTTGGCGATAAAGTGAAGATTGCAGGCAAAGCGTTGACGTATATGATAGGGGAAATAAATTTATAA
- a CDS encoding GNAT family N-acetyltransferase: MRKRKGKAKHRAEPTEKKECFADQNLTEDFTRHLFFEPVTKGNWDKFVDLFGEKGACGNCWCMYYRAKKTDFVKGKIKNGNRDAMKKIVWSGRPVGLLAIYGHKAIAWLALAPREDFLKLESSRVHKRIDQNPVWAIPCTFIHKDYRRHGVSVALLKGAIEYAKSVGIKILEAYPVIPTQKKWPDSFLWVGIQKSFARAGFEIVDTTSRSRPMMRYYVDKRVKKSAKRDS, translated from the coding sequence GTGAGAAAAAGAAAAGGAAAGGCGAAACACAGGGCTGAACCCACAGAAAAGAAAGAGTGCTTTGCAGATCAGAACCTAACAGAAGACTTCACACGCCATCTTTTTTTTGAACCGGTTACCAAGGGGAACTGGGATAAGTTCGTGGATCTTTTCGGGGAAAAGGGTGCTTGCGGGAATTGCTGGTGCATGTATTACCGCGCAAAGAAAACAGATTTTGTCAAGGGGAAAATCAAGAATGGAAACCGGGATGCAATGAAAAAGATTGTCTGGTCTGGCAGACCGGTCGGACTCCTCGCGATTTACGGGCACAAGGCGATTGCGTGGCTTGCGCTTGCTCCACGGGAAGATTTCCTCAAACTTGAGAGTTCACGGGTCCACAAACGAATTGACCAAAATCCTGTTTGGGCGATACCATGTACTTTCATTCACAAAGACTATAGGCGACACGGAGTGTCTGTAGCGCTTCTTAAAGGCGCGATTGAGTACGCAAAGAGCGTTGGAATAAAAATACTCGAAGCGTATCCAGTCATCCCAACACAGAAAAAATGGCCCGACTCGTTTTTGTGGGTAGGGATTCAAAAGTCATTCGCGCGCGCAGGTTTCGAGATTGTCGATACGACTTCGAGGTCGAGGCCAATGATGAGGTACTACGTCGATAAACGGGTGAAGAAGTCTGCAAAGAGAGACTCTTGA
- a CDS encoding YqaE/Pmp3 family membrane protein, translating into MLYILAFFLPPVAVLFSGKPIQALLNFFLCFLLWIPAVIHALLVVHDHYEDRRARKIIRAIERNY; encoded by the coding sequence ATGCTGTACATTTTGGCATTTTTTCTTCCGCCGGTCGCGGTTCTCTTCAGCGGGAAACCGATACAGGCGCTATTGAATTTCTTCCTATGCTTTCTATTGTGGATTCCTGCCGTGATACATGCCCTCCTTGTTGTGCATGATCATTACGAGGATAGGCGAGCAAGAAAAATCATCAGAGCAATCGAACGTAATTATTAA
- a CDS encoding TetR/AcrR family transcriptional regulator: MSSDEIERRERIIAKAEEMFLEHGYSRVTMEEIASSLGMSKKTLYKFFPNKEAILRELVSQRQCEFTERIDEIWQQADIDFVGKLRKTLDFFAERTSRVNRFHDLQKQIPDLWKEICAFKNEKGTEKIRQLLSIGFESGIIRNDLGRDIIILLYTNAVESMMNPELLSELPYSGPQIFEAISKIVFEGILSEEGRKKYVSYGTDEKQSQVNNAVEN; the protein is encoded by the coding sequence ATGTCAAGCGACGAAATAGAGAGAAGGGAAAGAATCATTGCGAAGGCGGAAGAGATGTTCCTTGAACATGGGTATTCAAGGGTGACAATGGAGGAGATAGCTTCCAGCCTCGGAATGAGCAAGAAAACTCTGTACAAATTCTTCCCGAATAAGGAAGCGATATTGCGCGAGCTAGTCTCTCAGAGGCAGTGTGAGTTCACGGAGCGGATCGATGAAATATGGCAACAGGCAGACATAGATTTCGTCGGGAAGTTAAGAAAGACTCTTGATTTTTTTGCCGAGCGGACTTCACGGGTCAATCGTTTTCACGATCTGCAGAAACAGATCCCTGATCTCTGGAAAGAAATCTGTGCCTTCAAGAATGAAAAAGGCACGGAGAAAATTCGTCAGCTCCTGTCAATAGGATTTGAAAGCGGCATCATCAGGAATGACCTGGGACGTGACATCATAATTCTGCTTTATACGAACGCCGTCGAATCGATGATGAATCCCGAACTGTTGTCGGAACTACCTTACAGCGGCCCGCAGATTTTCGAAGCTATTTCCAAGATAGTCTTCGAGGGAATCCTATCAGAGGAAGGAAGAAAGAAATATGTTTCATACGGAACCGACGAGAAACAAAGCCAAGTGAATAATGCCGTCGAAAATTGA
- a CDS encoding efflux RND transporter periplasmic adaptor subunit: MNKIKIYSVVTVVFALIVVVLLHNRSQIKAETKKSTLDAYTVSVATVDKREIADSIDIVGTIDANNDVAIVSEAQGKVTKVFADVGDYRAAGSVLIQIDDELALAAMNAAKVNFEKAKKDHERFQELYKDKAVTDAQLENAELAYETADDQYVVARRQYENTRVTAPISGIVTSRVVDVGTYVNSKTVVADIVDISKLKTTVNVDEHDVFGLKVGDRVEISTGIYPGVRFSGFIKTISVKGDASHTYPVEVDFSNGKEHPLKAGMFAHVLFAKRFDGQCLTIPRQALVGSVEEPQVYTVENGIARLRNVVIGSAYDNYLEVLDGLHEGETVVINGQNNLQDGSKVSIVE, from the coding sequence ATGAATAAAATAAAAATATATTCGGTCGTTACGGTTGTGTTCGCTCTTATCGTGGTCGTATTGTTGCACAACCGCTCCCAAATAAAAGCGGAGACAAAGAAGTCGACGCTTGATGCATACACTGTCAGCGTTGCGACGGTCGACAAGAGAGAAATCGCAGACAGCATCGATATCGTCGGGACCATAGATGCCAACAACGATGTCGCCATAGTTTCCGAAGCACAGGGAAAGGTAACAAAAGTTTTTGCCGATGTAGGTGATTACAGAGCCGCCGGTTCTGTACTAATACAGATTGACGACGAGCTTGCTTTGGCTGCAATGAATGCCGCAAAAGTTAATTTTGAAAAAGCAAAGAAAGATCATGAAAGATTCCAGGAACTATATAAAGACAAAGCGGTCACAGATGCCCAGCTCGAAAACGCGGAGCTCGCCTACGAAACCGCCGACGATCAATATGTAGTGGCACGACGTCAGTATGAAAATACAAGAGTTACGGCGCCTATCTCCGGAATCGTTACCTCACGGGTAGTCGATGTCGGCACTTATGTAAACAGCAAGACGGTTGTCGCTGACATCGTGGACATTTCAAAATTGAAGACCACCGTCAATGTGGACGAGCACGACGTTTTTGGACTCAAGGTTGGCGACAGAGTGGAGATTTCGACGGGAATTTATCCGGGGGTAAGGTTCTCAGGCTTCATAAAAACCATCAGCGTGAAGGGGGATGCATCTCACACTTATCCTGTTGAGGTGGATTTCTCGAACGGCAAAGAACATCCGCTGAAGGCGGGTATGTTTGCTCACGTATTGTTTGCCAAAAGATTCGACGGTCAATGCCTCACGATTCCGCGTCAAGCTTTGGTAGGGAGCGTTGAAGAGCCGCAAGTATATACCGTTGAAAACGGGATCGCAAGATTAAGAAACGTCGTAATCGGTTCGGCTTATGACAATTACCTTGAAGTATTGGACGGGCTTCACGAGGGAGAAACCGTTGTTATCAACGGGCAGAACAATCTCCAGGATGGGAGCAAGGTAAGCATTGTCGAATGA
- a CDS encoding efflux RND transporter permease subunit, producing the protein MTITELAIKRPTLIVVIFGALALLGLFSLTRLNYELLPKITPPVLTISTIYPGASPNEVENSVTKPVEDAVSSLDQIDDITSRSNEGVSFVMIQFRQSADVNTQMQLAQQKIDQIVSTLPAGVKTPTISKFELDAIPVLRMGVTSNMPSTQFYQFIIDRIQPRLSEVPGVGQVTLVGGDEREIRINLNADKLKAYGLSILQVLNVIQNSNVDFPTGKLENNSNQLVVRLAGKFSSVDAIRNLIIEKSNGGGDVKLSDVADVEDGHKEYTTINRINGVTSVGILVQKQTDANAVDVSRMVRAELGRIEKDYRAQNIRFNISQDASQFTIDAANGVKFDLMLAVVLVAVVMLLFLHSVRNSFIVMLAIPASILSTFVVMYALGYTLNLMTLLGLSLVVGILVDDSIVVIENIHHHLEKGEEPRVAAVKGRNEIGFAALSITMVDVVIYVPLALTSGLIGNIIREFSVVVVISTLLSLFVSFTVTPLLASRISKIEEMTDGTLIGRFALQFEKYFRRIIANYLQVLKWSLNNRWKVVTISAVLFFAALSLAPLGFIGAEFITQSDRGEFAVTLETPSDYSLDNTNFVTEKVEKYINNLPEVKSDFVQVGASNEGLIGQTSNNSSELDVELVPKEERKKSTDEVGEEIKNFAYQIPGVKVRVNPIGLFGTANQTPIQLIVNSSNREDVLKSAEILERVVKSIPGTADVRLSTEAGNPEMRVDIDRQKLANFGLSIVDVGAALQVAMQGNDDAKFRDGNDDYNILVSLDKFDRSKISDLKQMTFINNRGQSIQLQQFAGVYQSTGPTSLQRFDRVNAVTVYSQVIGRPTGSVGEDIKNAMAKEKIPSGVDIAYWGDLKNQSDAFGSLGLALVAAIIFVYLVMVALYDSYIDPFVILFSIPVAMVGAFLALALTMKSLNIFSILGIIMLVGLVGKNAILLVDRTNQKRREDGLSIYDALIEAGESRIRPILMTTTAMVIGMLPLALSTDSGSEWKTGLAWGIIGGLLSSMFLTLILVPVVYVIVERVQLRIKVLFAGRKKETVRELQPEVVKG; encoded by the coding sequence ATGACGATAACTGAATTAGCGATAAAGAGGCCGACCTTGATCGTGGTGATATTCGGCGCGCTCGCGTTGCTCGGACTGTTCAGCCTGACGAGATTGAATTACGAGCTTCTTCCGAAAATCACGCCGCCCGTACTGACGATCTCAACGATTTATCCGGGAGCTTCTCCAAATGAAGTGGAAAACTCCGTGACGAAGCCGGTGGAGGATGCGGTTTCTTCATTGGACCAGATCGACGACATCACCTCGCGGTCTAATGAGGGAGTTTCTTTTGTGATGATTCAATTCCGGCAATCTGCCGACGTAAACACGCAGATGCAGCTGGCACAACAGAAGATCGATCAGATCGTAAGCACGCTTCCGGCGGGAGTAAAGACCCCGACAATTTCGAAGTTTGAGCTTGATGCAATTCCGGTGTTGAGAATGGGGGTCACGAGCAATATGCCCTCCACGCAGTTTTACCAGTTCATAATCGACAGGATTCAACCGAGACTTTCGGAAGTCCCCGGCGTAGGTCAGGTCACGCTGGTCGGCGGGGATGAAAGGGAAATCCGCATCAACCTGAATGCCGATAAGCTGAAGGCATATGGATTATCTATTTTACAGGTGTTGAATGTAATTCAAAATTCCAACGTTGATTTTCCCACCGGCAAACTTGAGAACAATAGCAATCAGTTGGTTGTCCGTCTTGCGGGAAAATTTTCCTCGGTGGATGCTATTAGAAATCTTATTATTGAAAAATCAAATGGTGGAGGTGATGTAAAGCTTTCAGATGTTGCTGACGTTGAGGATGGTCATAAAGAATACACCACCATCAATAGAATTAACGGCGTGACGTCTGTCGGCATTCTTGTACAAAAACAAACAGATGCAAACGCCGTGGATGTCAGCAGAATGGTGCGCGCCGAGTTGGGCAGGATCGAAAAAGACTACCGTGCGCAAAATATCAGGTTTAATATTTCCCAGGACGCTTCTCAGTTTACGATAGATGCGGCAAACGGCGTGAAGTTCGATCTCATGCTCGCCGTCGTTCTGGTCGCAGTAGTCATGCTTTTGTTTCTCCATAGCGTTCGCAACTCATTTATAGTGATGCTTGCCATTCCGGCGTCGATACTTTCCACTTTCGTGGTCATGTACGCTCTCGGGTACACCCTCAATTTGATGACTCTGTTAGGGCTATCTCTCGTCGTCGGCATTCTTGTGGATGACTCGATCGTCGTCATAGAGAATATTCACCATCATCTCGAAAAGGGGGAAGAGCCGAGAGTCGCGGCAGTCAAAGGAAGGAATGAAATTGGATTTGCCGCATTATCGATAACCATGGTCGACGTGGTGATATATGTTCCGCTTGCGCTGACCAGCGGATTAATCGGCAACATAATCCGTGAGTTTTCTGTCGTCGTGGTAATCTCGACTCTGCTCAGTCTTTTCGTCTCGTTCACCGTAACCCCGCTCCTCGCTTCGAGGATCAGTAAAATCGAAGAGATGACAGATGGAACTCTCATCGGGAGGTTTGCACTGCAATTTGAAAAATATTTCCGCAGGATCATTGCGAATTATCTTCAGGTATTGAAATGGAGTTTGAACAACCGATGGAAAGTTGTGACGATCTCAGCCGTGCTGTTTTTCGCAGCGCTTTCACTCGCTCCGCTTGGATTCATAGGAGCGGAATTCATTACCCAGTCCGATAGAGGTGAGTTTGCCGTTACTCTTGAGACCCCGTCAGATTACTCGCTCGACAATACAAACTTTGTAACCGAGAAAGTAGAAAAATATATCAACAACCTTCCGGAAGTGAAAAGCGATTTTGTGCAGGTGGGCGCATCAAACGAAGGATTGATAGGACAAACGTCAAATAACAGCTCAGAGCTTGATGTTGAGTTGGTTCCAAAAGAAGAACGCAAAAAGTCTACTGACGAGGTAGGAGAGGAAATTAAAAACTTTGCCTACCAAATTCCCGGAGTGAAAGTACGTGTTAATCCCATCGGACTTTTCGGAACCGCAAATCAGACACCGATTCAATTAATAGTCAACAGTTCCAATCGCGAAGACGTCTTGAAATCCGCCGAGATACTCGAGAGAGTTGTCAAATCGATTCCTGGAACAGCGGACGTTCGCCTGTCCACCGAGGCCGGGAATCCCGAAATGAGAGTAGATATAGACCGCCAGAAACTTGCGAACTTCGGGCTCTCGATCGTCGACGTCGGCGCGGCTCTGCAGGTAGCAATGCAGGGAAATGATGATGCTAAATTCCGGGACGGAAACGACGATTACAATATTCTTGTCTCCCTGGACAAATTTGACAGATCGAAGATTTCCGACTTGAAGCAGATGACATTCATAAACAATCGCGGACAGTCTATCCAGCTTCAACAATTCGCCGGCGTCTACCAATCGACGGGTCCGACTTCATTGCAAAGGTTTGACCGGGTGAATGCGGTTACAGTTTATTCTCAGGTTATCGGCCGGCCCACCGGAAGTGTCGGAGAGGATATTAAGAATGCGATGGCCAAAGAAAAGATTCCTTCCGGCGTTGATATTGCTTATTGGGGAGACCTCAAGAACCAGTCGGATGCCTTCGGGAGTCTCGGGCTGGCACTCGTTGCGGCAATCATCTTTGTCTATTTGGTAATGGTCGCTTTGTACGATTCTTACATCGATCCGTTTGTGATCCTTTTTTCCATACCGGTAGCCATGGTGGGGGCGTTCCTTGCACTTGCATTGACGATGAAATCCTTAAACATATTTTCCATCCTGGGAATAATAATGTTGGTCGGACTGGTAGGCAAAAATGCGATTCTGCTTGTTGACCGTACGAACCAGAAGAGACGAGAAGATGGACTCTCAATTTATGATGCACTGATCGAGGCGGGCGAGAGTCGAATAAGGCCGATCTTAATGACAACGACCGCGATGGTAATCGGAATGCTGCCGCTTGCTCTTTCGACAGATTCGGGTTCGGAGTGGAAGACCGGACTCGCATGGGGAATTATCGGCGGACTTCTCAGCTCAATGTTTTTAACATTGATCCTCGTTCCTGTGGTGTATGTAATAGTTGAACGAGTGCAGTTGAGAATCAAAGTGCTATTCGCGGGGAGGAAGAAAGAAACTGTCCGTGAGCTTCAACCGGAGGTCGTGAAAGGCTAA
- a CDS encoding LacI family DNA-binding transcriptional regulator, with product MGSRVTILDVMREAGVGIGTVSRVLNNSPHVSQEKRKRVMEVAKRLNYQPHTYAQRLARRQAETISAIIPFFSTYFFATVLHGVQDRSSEFGYDLVLYGVNHVDQMESHISSALQRGKVDGLLFFSMKLPPKTVPRLKESKLPVVLVDTSLPEFDSISVANAEGAYTAVRHLIQLGHRSIGMIGARSVSTPATERLDGYKRALNEQGLVFCEDLVKVGNTIKFDGFNREAGYEAMVEFIKMGSDMPRAFFISSDIQAMGAIAALTENGFSVPEDVAIVGFDDIELAEYFKLTTMRQPMYQMGALAVERLVKRMSSPDMEILHTTFSPTLVVRDSCGALNRSRD from the coding sequence ATGGGCTCAAGAGTTACTATATTGGATGTCATGCGTGAGGCCGGAGTGGGCATCGGCACAGTCTCCCGCGTGCTGAACAACTCTCCGCACGTCAGTCAGGAAAAGAGGAAGCGCGTTATGGAGGTTGCAAAGAGGCTAAATTATCAGCCGCATACTTATGCTCAGCGGCTTGCGCGCCGCCAGGCTGAAACAATTTCTGCTATCATTCCCTTTTTCTCTACCTATTTCTTTGCGACCGTGCTTCATGGAGTACAGGATAGAAGCTCAGAGTTTGGCTATGACCTGGTGCTTTACGGCGTCAACCATGTGGATCAAATGGAGTCTCACATAAGCTCTGCGCTTCAGCGGGGAAAAGTTGATGGCCTCCTTTTTTTCTCGATGAAGCTCCCGCCTAAGACTGTACCACGATTGAAGGAATCCAAACTCCCGGTTGTGCTGGTTGACACCTCTCTTCCGGAATTTGATTCTATATCAGTTGCTAACGCCGAAGGCGCCTATACGGCGGTCAGACATCTGATACAGCTTGGTCATCGTTCGATCGGTATGATTGGTGCCCGATCGGTGAGCACTCCCGCGACTGAGAGACTCGATGGTTATAAACGGGCTCTCAATGAACAGGGGCTCGTTTTCTGCGAAGACTTGGTGAAGGTTGGAAATACTATAAAGTTTGACGGCTTCAACCGCGAAGCGGGTTATGAGGCCATGGTCGAGTTTATTAAGATGGGTAGTGACATGCCGAGAGCTTTTTTTATTTCGTCTGACATACAGGCGATGGGCGCCATTGCCGCGCTCACCGAAAACGGTTTCAGCGTGCCGGAAGACGTCGCAATCGTGGGGTTTGACGACATCGAACTCGCTGAATACTTCAAGTTAACTACCATGCGCCAGCCGATGTACCAGATGGGAGCACTTGCTGTTGAACGTCTCGTGAAGAGGATGTCGTCCCCCGACATGGAAATTCTTCACACCACATTTTCGCCAACATTGGTTGTCAGAGACAGCTGTGGTGCCTTGAACAGGAGCCGCGATTAG
- the bioB gene encoding biotin synthase BioB, translating into MESINGELAEVRYDWTNGEIKSIYNLPLLELIYAAATVHRQYHNPSEIQVCSLLSIKTGGCTEDCAYCSQSVHYNTGVEVQSLLSFDEVLRKAESAKYAGATRFCMGAAWREVRDNKDFDRVLEMVRAVNDLGLEVCATLGMITEAQALKLKEAGLYAYNHNIDTSDAHYKKIITTRTYQDRLDTIKNTRKAAITVCCGGIIGMGESMDDRIAMLMTLANLNPHPESVPINALVPIEGTPLEGQERVNAWEFARMIATARIVMPRSIVRLSAGRLQLSQEAQALCFLAGANSIFAGDKLLTTSNPALDEDAKLLSVLGVRPRKPFESING; encoded by the coding sequence ATGGAATCAATAAATGGAGAGCTTGCTGAAGTCCGTTATGATTGGACGAACGGTGAAATAAAAAGTATTTATAATCTTCCGCTGCTTGAATTGATTTACGCCGCAGCGACTGTCCACAGACAATACCATAATCCCTCTGAGATCCAGGTTTGTTCACTTCTATCGATAAAGACGGGCGGGTGCACGGAAGATTGTGCCTACTGTTCACAATCCGTGCATTATAATACGGGCGTAGAGGTACAGTCGCTTCTTTCGTTCGATGAGGTTTTAAGGAAAGCGGAAAGCGCAAAGTACGCGGGCGCGACTAGATTCTGCATGGGGGCGGCATGGCGCGAGGTTCGTGACAATAAGGATTTCGACCGCGTATTGGAAATGGTAAGAGCAGTGAACGATCTCGGGCTCGAAGTGTGTGCCACTCTCGGAATGATTACTGAAGCTCAAGCACTGAAGCTCAAAGAAGCAGGATTGTATGCTTACAATCATAACATTGACACTTCGGACGCGCATTATAAAAAGATAATTACGACTCGGACGTACCAGGATCGTCTGGACACAATTAAAAATACGCGGAAGGCGGCTATCACTGTCTGTTGCGGCGGCATCATCGGAATGGGAGAATCTATGGACGACCGCATCGCCATGCTGATGACGCTTGCCAATCTCAATCCGCATCCGGAATCGGTTCCTATAAATGCACTAGTTCCAATCGAAGGGACGCCGCTGGAAGGTCAGGAACGGGTAAATGCGTGGGAATTTGCCAGGATGATTGCGACGGCAAGAATTGTCATGCCCAGATCTATCGTTAGACTTTCGGCAGGAAGACTTCAGCTTTCCCAGGAGGCTCAGGCGCTTTGTTTCCTTGCGGGAGCGAATTCCATTTTTGCCGGCGACAAGCTGCTGACTACTTCAAACCCCGCTCTCGATGAAGATGCAAAATTATTATCTGTGCTGGGGGTAAGACCGAGGAAACCATTTGAGTCCATTAACGGATGA